In one Drosophila pseudoobscura strain MV-25-SWS-2005 chromosome X, UCI_Dpse_MV25, whole genome shotgun sequence genomic region, the following are encoded:
- the dyw gene encoding circadian clock-controlled protein, which produces MQFVIVLVLIAGIIATLAVDEFPGPLERCHFGNETCYVEQAQNFFRAFKSGIPDRGVASLEPIDLGTLRVESGGHSASLQFNLLMTDAKLYNLANSVVVKSLKGFTKDFSKPLKLVLMLYMPDLEVRAKYDVNGKILILPIVSTGDIVIKLSQVQAKLRIVADPVKRGHGDGDGHTYLNITDFKTVTKVKEGNFNLSNLFSDNRELRESTLKVLNDEWDALAADIQPKINEACDRSFRAILQHLWDNIPYEKFFDSESSIIHTGKKAMKS; this is translated from the exons ATGCAGTTTGTTATAGTTTTAGTTCTCATCGCAGGCATAATCGCGACCCTGGCGGTGGATGAATTCC CTGGGCCCCTGGAGCGCTGTCACTTTGGGAATGAGACCTGCTACGTGGAGCAGGCACAGAACTTCTTCCGGGCCTTCAAAAGTGGCATACCCGATCGTGGAGTGGCTAGCCTGGAGCCCATTGACCTAGGAACGCTGCGAGTAGAGAGCGGAGGCCACTCCGCATCGCTGCAGTTCAACTTGCTCATGACCGATGCCAAGCTGTACAATCTGGCCAATTCGGTGGTGGTCAAGAGCCTGAAGGGTTTCACGAAGGACTTTAGCAAGCCACTCAAGCTAGTCCTGATGCTCTACATGCCTGATCTGGAGGTCCGTGCCAAGTACGATGTCAACGGCAAGATCCTCATTCTACCCATCGTCAGCACTGGGGATATAGTCATCAAGCTGAGCCAGGTGCAGGCTAAGTTGCGTATCGTGGCCGACCCAGTAAAGCGAgggcatggggatggggatggacaCACATATCTCAATATCACAGACTTTAAAACAGTCACCAAGGTCAAGGA GGGTAACTTTAACCTGTCCAACCTCTTCAGTGACAACAGGGAGCTCCGCGAAAGCACCCTGAAGGTTCTGAACGATGAGTGGGATGCCCTGGCGGCGGACATTCAGCCCAAGATCAACGAAGCCTGCGACCGGTCCTTCAGGGCCATCCTTCAGCACCTCTGGGACAACATCCCGTATGAAAAGTTCTTTGATAGTGAAAGCTCAATAATTCACACAGGAAAAAAAGCCATGAAATCTTAA